A segment of the Yersinia rochesterensis genome:
TATATGACGCGATGATGATACGCCTTCATTACCTGTCTTCCATGGATCAACCGCCAGAAGATGCGCTAGTTGATAGAACACTCTGGCTGACGACTGATGTTGCGCGACAATTAATAAATATATTAGAAGCAGGCATTGCTAAAATTGAATCATCAGATTACCAAGATTTGGATCACCGTAAGCATTAATTATCACCAGCAATTAATTTCTCAAAGCTCGTAAAAAGGCACCAGTGAATATCACTCGGTGCCTTTTTATTAACCGCTCCCACTATAATATGGTGAACATTCCTTTTGCTCTCTTGGCTCTCATGTTATTACTATCGTTTTAATTTTTATGACAACTTACTGCCTTTAATTTAAATCGCTCTGGTCATTTTCAGGATAAAACTGCGTTACAAATCAAACAATATTAAATAAGATCGGGCGTTAAATAGGGTTCGCGGTGATATTCAGCAGGGTGAAAAATATGGATTATGATTTGATTGTCATTGGTAGTGGCTCGGTCGGTTCAGCCGCAGGTTACTATGCCTCACAAGCCGGTCTAAATGTGCTGATGATTGATAGCGCAATGCCCCCTCACCAAGCAGGTAGCCACCATGGTGATACCAGAATCATTCGCCATGCATATGGTGAAGGCGAGAAATATGTCCCATTAGTATTACGTGCTCAAGCACTTTGGGATCAACTTTCAGCCCAGACTGGTGAAAAATTGTTCCAGGCCTGTGGTGTGCTTAATCTGGGGCCAGAGGATTCGGTCTTTCTAAAAAACTCACAATACAGTGCTCAACAATTTAATTTGCCGGTTGAGATCCTAAATGCTGCACAAATTCGTGAGAAATGGCCGGTATTTACTGTCCCGGATAATTATATCGGCGTGTTCGAACCGCATTCCGGTTTCCTCCGCTCAGAGTTGGCGATAAAAACACTGATAAAAACCGTCACTGAAGCCGGTTGTGGCATTCTATTTAACTGCCCGGTGACCGCGATTGAACCTCTGGATGAAGGCGTGGATGTCGTGACCATCGATGGTACCTACAGCGCTAAAAAAGTGGTTGTGACTGCTGGAACTTGGGTGAAGGAGTTGCTACCGCAATTGCCGGTAACCGCAATACGCAAAGTCTTTTCCTGGCACCATGCCGATGGCCGATACAGTGAAGGGAATCATTTCCCAGCATTCACGGTGGAAACACCGGACAATATTCATTATTACGGATTCCCTTCACAAAATGATGAATTGAAACTCGGTAAACATAATGGTGGGCAGCCCATAGAATCAGCGACACAGCGCAAACCCTTTGGCAGTTATGCTGAAGACGGAACAGAAGTATTTGGCTTTTTGCGTAATTTCTTACCCGGCGTGGGCGTTTGTTTACATGGTGCTGCATGCAGCTATGATATGAGCCCTGATGAAGATTTCATCATCGATACTTTGCCGGATAACCCCAATATTATGGTCGTGACGGGGTTAAGTGGCCATGGGTTTAAATTTGCTACTGCGCTGGGCGAGGTCGCTGCACTGTTTGCACAAGATAAACCATCACCTATTGATATTACTGCCTTTTCTTTGGCTCGATTCACGGATTCATAGCACTCATATCCGCAATTGACTCACTAAATTATTGCCAATGACTATTGAGACTTAAACAAGTCATTGGCAATTAATTCATATCTAATCGTTAGCATCAAAACCACATTAGCCTGGTAATTAATAGCCATCAATTCATAAAACCCGCAAAAAAACATCGTAAATGCCGAATTGACGCTTTGGTCGTCAGAGGATTACCTTATCCTAGTATGCAGTCAGGTATGGTTGCAGTTAGACAAGGATGTATGTCACATGAAAATATTAATTATTGACGAGTGTTTTTATACCCGCTCAGGGGTAAATACTTATTTAAATAGTTCCGCATCTCTTAATTTAATGGATGTTTCTACCGTTGAGCAGGCAACATTAGCCATTGATAATTTTAATCCTGAAATAATAATTGTTAATCTTACGCAATACTGTCGATTCGGTGGACACTGCCCATTATTAGCACAATTCATCAACTGCTGTGGTCAGGCAAGAGTTTATATTTATCTGGATGCATCATATCCCTTTAGCGAAACGCCTATCCCTCTAACGGATTCTGTTTCAATCTTGGCTAAAAAGCATTTGCCCGAATTATTACAAAGCTTATCAAGTGTTTCAAATGATAACGATAAACCAGTGCTGCCATGTCCTGCATCACTGTTCAGCCCACAAGAACATAAAGTTATGTGCTATTGGATGACAGAAATGCCCAATTACCGGATAGCCAGAAAATTAAATATCAGTGACAGTACAGTTTACTCACATAAGCGCCATATTACTGAAAAAATAAAAGTCAGAAACCGCTTGGAACTGTGCTTTATCTATAATGTATTTAAATATTTATACTAGACTTTGGCCTGTATTTAGAGGCAGCATCAGCCAATAGCACTCTAGATATAGCCAAATAATACACATATATATTTATATTATGAATAATGTAGCCGAGAAAACAATGCGACATAGATTACTGTTAAAAATATCGGTTACATTCTATTAAATGCCTTTTTATATAAACTAATTTCTATTTCCTTCAATTTTTACACACGCCTGAAAATAAGTTATTTAATTTATTATTCTCTTAGATAAAGGTTTACCCCCTAACTGATTGTTTACCCAATTAAAATCACCTACAATGGGCTATAACTTTAACCTCAGGCAGTCAGTATGTTAAGTAAATTCATCTCAATGGTTATCAATAATGTACGAGAGCATTTAATACTCTATATCTGTTTGTGGTTAATATTGTTGGCGCTGGATATTTACTTCTTTTTCTATTAACTCGCCTCTCCTTTTTTAACGGGGCCAACAGGCATCAAATCACCTGCGGCCCTCAGATGTTAAGTTACAATATGGGCGTATCCGATTCAATCTTAGCCGGCTTACCATCACTCAGTAACACTGCAAACTTATAACCGGCAGGTGTTAATTCCAGTGCGATTTTGGCAATAATGGTTAATGGAACTGACAGTAACATACCTATCGGCCCCAATAACCATCCCCAGAAAATTAATGATAAGAACACCACCAATGTTGATAGCCCTAAGCCACGGCCCATCATGCGCGGATCGATGATATTGCCACCAATCAGATTAATGAGAATATAACCGCCGGTTACAGCAAAGGCGTCAGCAAAACCGTTAAAGAGTAAGGCCTGAATAATGGGTGGAATAGCGGCCAATACAGACCCGATGTTGGGAATATAATTGAGAACAAAGGCCAGTAACCCCCACAGGAAAGCAAACCTAACCCCCATCGCGGCCAAAAATAGCCAAATGACAATCCCCGTCGCAATACTAATAATGGTCTTAATCACCAGATAATGCGTCACGCCATTCAGCGCACGCCGCAAAATCGCATTCCCTTGTTCTGGGTTATCAAACATTAATTGCATTTTATAGGGAAGGCGCTCGACTTCAAATAACATGAAAACGACCGTCATTAACAGCAAGAACGTGCTAGCCATAGCACCGGAAAGGTGGCTGAGCAGGCGGGTAACAAAGTTCATGGCCATGCTGGGATCGACATGTTTCATAATGTCATCCACCGAAAACTCGATATTAAAGCGCATGGCGAACTCTTGCAGGTCACGCATTTTTTCCAGCATCATCCCGCGATATTGCGGTAGTGAGCGGGCAAATTCATTTAATGAAGAACCTAAGCGGCTAAACAGTAATGCCATCAGTAAAACAATAATGGTTACCAATAAGATGATAGCCAATGTCCGGGGGATCTTTATTTTTTCGAGTAATTTCACCAAAGGGTTTAAAACAATAGCGAGAAATATCGCCAGTAAAAAGGGAACTACAATGGGCGATGCCGCTTTGATCCCGGCCATAATCACCACCAACATTGCCAGCATCGCAACTAACCGCAACCCTTGGCCACCTACCACAGGTTTTGTCATTATTAATCCTTGTATTGGAACCGCCACGGCTCAAATGGCAAAAAAAAGACGCTAGCGGATAAAATAACCGACAACGCCTTATTTTAATAGCACTGGATATTACTTATCTGCGCCCTTTTCCGGCATAGGAATATGCATGGTTGTTTGTAGCAAACCTTTAGATTTATTAAAAATCTTAATGCCATTCTCTCGCCCGGCCCGGCGAGAGCGTTGTTCTTCCTGTGGAAGCTTCAGCTCTTCCTGGCAAATCTGGCTACAGCAACCTTCAAATTTTGCTGCACAAACGGGGCATTGAATAAACAGTAAGTGGCAACCATCATTCTTGCAATTAGTATGCGTATCACTTGGGGTGCCGCACTGATGGCAATGTGCGATAATATCTTCAGATATCCGCTCGCCCATCCGCTCATCGAAAACAAAGTTTTTACCAATAAACTTAAGCGGCAATCCCTGTTCTTTTGCTTTACGGGCATATTCGATAATCCCGCCTTCGACGTGATAAACATTTTTAAAGCCATTATGCAGCATATAAGCGCTGGCTTTCTCGCAACGAATCCCACCGGTGCAATACATCACAATATTCTTATCTTTATTATGTTGCAGCATATCAACCGCCATCGGCAGTTGTTCTCGGAAAGTATCCGACGGAACTTCTATCGCGTTTTCGAAATGGCCGACTTCGTATTCATAATGATTGCGCATATCGACAAACAAAGTATCGGGGTCATCAATCATCTGATTGACCTGATCGGCCTTTAAATAATGCCCAACATTGCTGGGGTCGAAACTGTCATCGTCGATACCGTCAGCCACAATGCGCTCACGAACTTTCATGCGTAGCACCCAAAATGACTTGCCGTCATCTTCATGCGCAACATTCAACCGCACTTGGTTCAGCGCGGGATGAGCGGCAAACAGCGCGACTTGAAACTCATCATAACGATTTGCAGGCACGCTAATCTGGGCATTAATTCCCTCTTTTGCCACATAAACCCGGCCAAATACCCCGAGTTTAACAAATTGGCTATAGAGGTTATCACGGAAGGTTTTTGCATCTTCCAGCATGAAATATTTATAAAAAGAAACTGTGGTGCGCGGTTCGGTTTCAGCCAACATGCGCGCTTTAAGTTCCTCATTAGAAATTCGGTTATGTAACACTGGCATGGTGTACGTTCCTGTCTTTCAGAGAGGTTACTGATGAATATTTAATTATTGCTCAATGGGTTAGGTTAATCATTAGACGGCTAACCACGCTAAATCATCGCGCAATAGAACTGATATTTCGGCACCGGCTATCCCGTGCGGCGCATATAATACCTGAAACCCCGCCACGGCACATCTTTAGCGGCTATCACGCTCAGTCAAAGCAGAAAAAATAACACCCGCGAGCAAGGCAATTCCGGCAGCAATCAGTAACGGTTTGCTCTGCCAATCAGCGCCGAGATAACCCAATATGCCACCGACGACCAATAAACCCGCACTGAGTCTTGCAACTGTCATCGACGGCTCTCCGATAAGAATGAATAATATCCATTTATACACTGGAAATATCATACCGCAGAAATAAAAATCCCTCTTCGACAGACAGGGATTGGACTACTGACCAAGTTAATTTGCGGGGAAATGTGCCGGATGGGTCCCTGTTAGTTTCAAATACAAGTGCGTAAGCCGTCGGAGCGCCCATCGGGGCAATCGCCCCGCTTACATAATCATCAAACAAATGATTTATTTGATGAAGTTTTCGACAAAAAAGCATGAAAATGGCTTTTTGGTGCGCTCTTTTTTCCTGTAGTCTCCTAAAAATGCCACAATAGGCTACCTTAAAACGACAGATAAGTAGGTTGGGACTGGGCTTATTGAGGTTTTCTGATTAACTCAATGTGCACCATCAATATGTCCGAACGAATGACAATAATGCTGAGAACAGATATGCAAGTTCCGTCTTTTAATCGCTCACTACTGCACCCTCGTTATTGGCTGACTTGGCTCGGCCTCGGTATTCTCTACCTACTGGTACTGCTACCCTATCCGGTCATCTATTCCATGGGCACCTCCCTTGGCCGTTTTTCTATGCGTTTTCTTGCACGACGTAAGCGAATAACGCGGCGCAATCTGGAGCTGTGCTTCCCTGACATGCCGAAAAACGAGCGGGATGAACTGCTGGTTAAGAATTTTGAATCCGTCGGCATGGGGTTATTTGAAACCGGCATGGCGTGGTTTTGGCCAGACTGGCGAATTAAGCGCTGGTGCAGTGTCAGCGGGCTGGAGCATATCCAACAGGCGCGTGATGAGGGCAAAGGGGTTTTGTTGATTGGCTTGCATTTTCTGACGCTAGAACTGGGCGCGCGTATTTTTGGTATCTACAATCCGGGAATTGGCGTTTATCGTCCACATGATAATAAAGCCATGGATTGGATGCAGACCTGGGGCCGGATGCGGTCAAATAAAGCCATGCTTGATCGCAGAGACCTCAAAGGGATGGTTCGCAGCCTCAAGCAAGGTGAAATTATCTGGTATGCGCCCGACCATGACTATGGCCCACGCAGCAGTGTGTTCGTGCCCTTGTTTGCCGTCAGCCAAGCCGCCACCACCACCGGGACTTATCTTCTGGTGCGTATGGGTAAACCCGCAATCATTCCTTTCACACCACGTCGGTTACCGGGTGGCAAAGGTTATCAACTGATTTTACAGCCCGCAGTGGATAATTTCCCGCTGGATAATGAAGTCGAAGCCGCGGCCTTTATGAATAAAGTGATCGAAAAAGAGATTATGCGCGCCACGGATCAATACATGTGGCTGCACCGGCGTTTTAAAACCCGCCCCGAGGGCGCACCTTCGCTGTATGACTAGCTTAGCTAAACGGAATTAGCTTAGAGCAAAATAATATAACAGATGATAATGAGAATTAGTTTATATCAGTTTTTTTGATACAATCTGTCAGTATTATCCGATAGAAATATAGTTGTGGTCTGACGATACTGAATTAATTTCCCTTGGTTATCTTCTGGTGACGCCCTAATTAATTCGAGTTGCAGTAAGGCGGCAATTGAGCGACAAATCGGTCGGGAACCGATTTGAACAGCATTTATGCTGCCCATAGGGTGAGCCTCAGGGATGAGGCTCATTAGTCCCCAAGAACTTACACAGGTAAGTGACTGGGGTGAGTGAACGTAGCCAACACACATGTAGCTTGAAGTATGACGGGAATATCTTTTTCTTGATAAGGATATATATGCTCGCAACTCTTAATCTGTGGTTCACGCGGTTAACAGATCATCCGAACGGCGGTAAATTGTTATTACGCCTGACATTCGGTGTTTTGATGTTATTTCATGGCGTGGCAAAAATTCAGCACGGCACCAGTTGGATAGCCGCCTCTTTACAGGCGCAGGGCATCCCTGGCTTTGTTGCCTATGGCGTTTACATTGGCGAGATTATCACCCCGATCCTGATTATTTTGGGCTTATTTACTCGCCCTGCGGCTTTCATTTACGCCGTTAACCTATTGGTCGCGGTATTGATGGTCGGCACCGGTAAGTTCTTTACTCTGACCCAAGTGGGCGCATGGGGTTTGGAAAACGAAGCCATGTACTTCCTCGGCGGCGTGGCTATCATGCTGTTGGGTAGTGGCCGTTATTCCGTCACCAAAAATGAAGCTTATCGCTGATAATAATCTGTGCTGATAAATGAGCTGCTGCGCCCATCGCGTAGTGGCTTTTTTATTTCGCGGCAATGAGTTATAACAAACGGTCAAAGCTCTCTCCATTCA
Coding sequences within it:
- a CDS encoding DUF2770 family protein → MVINNVREHLILYICLWLILLALDIYFFFY
- a CDS encoding DoxX family protein; translation: MLATLNLWFTRLTDHPNGGKLLLRLTFGVLMLFHGVAKIQHGTSWIAASLQAQGIPGFVAYGVYIGEIITPILIILGLFTRPAAFIYAVNLLVAVLMVGTGKFFTLTQVGAWGLENEAMYFLGGVAIMLLGSGRYSVTKNEAYR
- the solA gene encoding N-methyl-L-tryptophan oxidase, giving the protein MDYDLIVIGSGSVGSAAGYYASQAGLNVLMIDSAMPPHQAGSHHGDTRIIRHAYGEGEKYVPLVLRAQALWDQLSAQTGEKLFQACGVLNLGPEDSVFLKNSQYSAQQFNLPVEILNAAQIREKWPVFTVPDNYIGVFEPHSGFLRSELAIKTLIKTVTEAGCGILFNCPVTAIEPLDEGVDVVTIDGTYSAKKVVVTAGTWVKELLPQLPVTAIRKVFSWHHADGRYSEGNHFPAFTVETPDNIHYYGFPSQNDELKLGKHNGGQPIESATQRKPFGSYAEDGTEVFGFLRNFLPGVGVCLHGAACSYDMSPDEDFIIDTLPDNPNIMVVTGLSGHGFKFATALGEVAALFAQDKPSPIDITAFSLARFTDS
- a CDS encoding LuxR C-terminal-related transcriptional regulator; amino-acid sequence: MKILIIDECFYTRSGVNTYLNSSASLNLMDVSTVEQATLAIDNFNPEIIIVNLTQYCRFGGHCPLLAQFINCCGQARVYIYLDASYPFSETPIPLTDSVSILAKKHLPELLQSLSSVSNDNDKPVLPCPASLFSPQEHKVMCYWMTEMPNYRIARKLNISDSTVYSHKRHITEKIKVRNRLELCFIYNVFKYLY
- a CDS encoding Kdo(2)-lipid IV(A) acyltransferase gives rise to the protein MQVPSFNRSLLHPRYWLTWLGLGILYLLVLLPYPVIYSMGTSLGRFSMRFLARRKRITRRNLELCFPDMPKNERDELLVKNFESVGMGLFETGMAWFWPDWRIKRWCSVSGLEHIQQARDEGKGVLLIGLHFLTLELGARIFGIYNPGIGVYRPHDNKAMDWMQTWGRMRSNKAMLDRRDLKGMVRSLKQGEIIWYAPDHDYGPRSSVFVPLFAVSQAATTTGTYLLVRMGKPAIIPFTPRRLPGGKGYQLILQPAVDNFPLDNEVEAAAFMNKVIEKEIMRATDQYMWLHRRFKTRPEGAPSLYD
- a CDS encoding rhodanese-related sulfurtransferase, giving the protein MPVLHNRISNEELKARMLAETEPRTTVSFYKYFMLEDAKTFRDNLYSQFVKLGVFGRVYVAKEGINAQISVPANRYDEFQVALFAAHPALNQVRLNVAHEDDGKSFWVLRMKVRERIVADGIDDDSFDPSNVGHYLKADQVNQMIDDPDTLFVDMRNHYEYEVGHFENAIEVPSDTFREQLPMAVDMLQHNKDKNIVMYCTGGIRCEKASAYMLHNGFKNVYHVEGGIIEYARKAKEQGLPLKFIGKNFVFDERMGERISEDIIAHCHQCGTPSDTHTNCKNDGCHLLFIQCPVCAAKFEGCCSQICQEELKLPQEEQRSRRAGRENGIKIFNKSKGLLQTTMHIPMPEKGADK
- the bssS gene encoding biofilm formation regulator BssS — its product is MDRNDEVIQTHPLVGWDISTVDVYDAMMIRLHYLSSMDQPPEDALVDRTLWLTTDVARQLINILEAGIAKIESSDYQDLDHRKH
- a CDS encoding AI-2E family transporter — its product is MTKPVVGGQGLRLVAMLAMLVVIMAGIKAASPIVVPFLLAIFLAIVLNPLVKLLEKIKIPRTLAIILLVTIIVLLMALLFSRLGSSLNEFARSLPQYRGMMLEKMRDLQEFAMRFNIEFSVDDIMKHVDPSMAMNFVTRLLSHLSGAMASTFLLLMTVVFMLFEVERLPYKMQLMFDNPEQGNAILRRALNGVTHYLVIKTIISIATGIVIWLFLAAMGVRFAFLWGLLAFVLNYIPNIGSVLAAIPPIIQALLFNGFADAFAVTGGYILINLIGGNIIDPRMMGRGLGLSTLVVFLSLIFWGWLLGPIGMLLSVPLTIIAKIALELTPAGYKFAVLLSDGKPAKIESDTPIL